Part of the Nitrospirota bacterium genome is shown below.
TGGCGACCAGAGGCGCATGATCCAAATTAGCGTCGGCAATTCCCGTGGCCAGATTGGTAGCGCCGGGGCCAAGGGTGGAGAGACAAACCCCTGCCCGGCCGGTCAATCGTCCATAAACATCCGCCATAAAAGCGGCGCCCTGTTCATGCCGGGTGGGAATAAATTGAAGGGAAGAACGCGAAATGGAATCGAGGAGATCAATATTTTCTTCACCAGGAAGCCCAAAAATAAACCGGACGCCTTCTTTTTCTAAACATTGAACAAAGAGATCCGAAGATTTCATGAACACCCAAAAAGATTACAGTCAGCGGGGACGATTTAATTTGAAGATGTCTGTCGTACGGGCATAAAACTCCCCTCCCATTCTTCCGATAGCGGAAAGCTTTTGAAAGTCGATCTTTTTATTTTCGAGAACCTCTTCACGAACGTGATATTGGATGATTTCCCCTAAAACGAGGGTTGCCCCTCGAGGGGGAGCGCCGACCTCAATTAAACGGTGGAGGGAGCATTCAATGTTAATGGGAGATTCTTTGACGAGAGGGGCGTTGACAACCGCCGCCGGAACAGGCGTCAAACCCACCTTTTGAAATTCGCTGACTTCAGGAGGAAAAGACGCCGAACTTGCATTCATGGCCAATGCCAGAGGTTCCGTTACAATGTTGACGACAAATTCCTTCGAATTTTCGATGTTGACCAGGGTGTCTTTTTTCTCCCCATTTTTCCACGCAATCGATACGCTTAAGATGGGTGGATCGGAACAAACCCCGTTAAAAAAGCTAAACGGAGATAAGTTAAAAATCCCGCTTTCCCCTACCGTCGAAATAAACGCAATCGGCCGGGGAACAATCGCGTAGAGCATGAAAATATAGTTTTCCGTCGGCGATTGTTTTTTCGGGTCGAACCTCATTTTCTATCGTAACTGAACAAAATGCCCTCTTCTATTTAACTGATAGCACGATTCATTATGTTCAGCACAGAAGGGGCGGTCTTCCCCATAACTAATTGTGGAAATCCGGGAAGCGCTAATCCCTTCGGAAATCAGGAGCTGCTTAATCGCATGCGTTCTTTTCTCTCC
Proteins encoded:
- a CDS encoding flavin reductase family protein, whose amino-acid sequence is MRFDPKKQSPTENYIFMLYAIVPRPIAFISTVGESGIFNLSPFSFFNGVCSDPPILSVSIAWKNGEKKDTLVNIENSKEFVVNIVTEPLALAMNASSASFPPEVSEFQKVGLTPVPAAVVNAPLVKESPINIECSLHRLIEVGAPPRGATLVLGEIIQYHVREEVLENKKIDFQKLSAIGRMGGEFYARTTDIFKLNRPR